In the genome of Myxococcus stipitatus, one region contains:
- a CDS encoding phospho-sugar mutase — MNDTGLRERAEAWRLADPDPATAEELARLLAQGDMAELADRFSGDLEFGTAGLRGVLGAGPNRMNRAVVRRTSAGLARYLKAHVPDAATRGVVVGRDARRLSAELAEDTAAVLAAEGIPAHVFPMPVPTPLTAYACLHLGAAAAIMVTASHNPPEYNGYKVYWGNGAQIIPPHDTGIAAAIAKVEAANRVPLLTVAQAKEKGLWRDIPDSLGEDYLRAILGLRVYKRGSETLSIVYTAMHGVGGVWAERALHEAGFPRFTPVAEQHMPDGRFPTVRFPNPEEPGAMDLSRATAERVKADLVLANDPDADRLAVMARESGGGLRMLTGNEVGVLLGHYLLTQSTQRARPHVVTTIVSSTQLGDIARSLGAAYDEVLTGFKWIANRALERERSEGTQFVFGYEEALGYTAGTVTRDKDGVGAALVMADLAAWCESRGTTVLGYLEEIQRRHGLYVGAQRNVTLPGSAGAQAIRGIMDAFRARPPSHIGGEAVRAVLDYQRGVQGLPPSNVLAFELEGGGRVTLRPSGTEPKIKYYFERKETPAQGEPLARARERAETRLAAFIEAFIALARERGQPT, encoded by the coding sequence ATGAATGACACCGGACTGAGAGAGCGGGCGGAGGCGTGGCGTCTGGCGGACCCGGACCCCGCGACCGCCGAGGAGCTGGCGCGCCTGCTGGCCCAGGGCGACATGGCGGAGCTCGCGGACCGCTTCTCGGGGGACCTGGAGTTCGGCACCGCGGGCCTGCGGGGTGTGCTGGGCGCGGGGCCCAACCGGATGAACCGCGCCGTCGTGCGGCGTACGAGCGCGGGGCTGGCTCGCTACCTCAAGGCTCACGTGCCGGATGCCGCCACACGCGGCGTGGTGGTGGGCCGCGATGCGCGCCGGCTGAGCGCGGAGCTGGCGGAGGACACCGCCGCGGTGCTCGCCGCCGAGGGCATCCCCGCCCACGTCTTCCCGATGCCCGTCCCCACGCCGCTCACCGCCTACGCGTGCCTCCACCTGGGCGCCGCCGCGGCCATCATGGTGACGGCCAGCCACAATCCACCCGAGTACAACGGTTACAAGGTCTACTGGGGTAACGGCGCTCAAATCATCCCCCCGCACGACACGGGCATCGCCGCCGCCATCGCGAAGGTGGAGGCCGCCAACCGGGTGCCGCTCCTGACGGTGGCGCAGGCGAAGGAGAAGGGGCTGTGGCGAGACATCCCTGACTCGCTGGGCGAGGACTACCTGCGCGCCATCCTCGGGCTGCGTGTGTACAAGCGGGGCTCCGAGACGTTGTCCATTGTCTACACGGCGATGCACGGCGTGGGCGGCGTCTGGGCGGAGCGGGCCCTGCATGAGGCGGGCTTCCCGCGCTTCACGCCCGTGGCCGAGCAGCACATGCCGGACGGACGCTTCCCCACCGTGCGCTTCCCGAACCCGGAGGAGCCCGGCGCGATGGACCTGTCCCGCGCTACCGCCGAGCGCGTGAAGGCCGACCTGGTGCTGGCCAATGACCCGGACGCGGACCGGCTGGCCGTCATGGCGCGCGAGTCTGGCGGCGGCCTTCGCATGCTCACCGGCAACGAGGTGGGCGTGCTCCTGGGCCACTACCTGCTGACGCAGTCCACGCAGCGCGCGCGCCCGCACGTCGTCACCACCATCGTGTCGTCGACGCAGCTGGGCGACATCGCGCGCTCGCTGGGCGCCGCGTACGACGAGGTGCTCACCGGCTTCAAGTGGATCGCCAACCGCGCGCTGGAGCGAGAGCGCTCCGAGGGCACCCAGTTCGTCTTCGGCTACGAGGAGGCGCTGGGCTACACCGCTGGCACCGTGACGCGGGACAAGGATGGCGTCGGCGCGGCGCTCGTCATGGCGGACCTGGCCGCGTGGTGCGAATCACGGGGCACCACCGTGCTGGGCTACCTGGAGGAGATCCAGCGTCGCCACGGGCTCTACGTGGGGGCTCAGCGCAACGTCACGCTGCCGGGCTCCGCGGGCGCCCAGGCCATCCGCGGCATCATGGATGCCTTCCGCGCGCGTCCGCCCTCGCACATCGGAGGCGAGGCGGTGCGGGCCGTGCTGGACTACCAGCGCGGTGTGCAGGGACTGCCTCCGTCCAACGTGCTGGCCTTCGAGCTGGAGGGTGGGGGGCGCGTGACGCTCCGCCCGTCCGGCACCGAGCCGAAAA
- a CDS encoding TraR/DksA family transcriptional regulator, producing MNAKQRDELKGLLLALHSELTEKAPARIEPNRTDDARIGGDEDEQPLNEMMQAIASNRNRNMDGVLARVLKALAKLRDDPDSFGECEECGDEVPLGRLRAMPYAELCVTCQGGKDAPKGRATRRKLTDYT from the coding sequence ATGAACGCCAAACAGCGAGACGAGCTCAAGGGGCTGCTCCTGGCGCTGCATTCCGAGCTGACGGAGAAGGCGCCCGCGAGAATCGAACCCAACCGCACCGATGACGCGCGCATCGGCGGCGACGAGGACGAGCAACCCCTCAACGAGATGATGCAGGCCATCGCCTCCAACCGGAACCGGAACATGGATGGCGTGCTGGCCCGTGTGCTCAAGGCGCTGGCGAAGCTGCGCGATGACCCGGACTCCTTCGGCGAGTGCGAGGAGTGCGGGGATGAGGTTCCGCTCGGCCGGCTTCGAGCCATGCCGTATGCGGAGCTGTGCGTGACGTGCCAGGGCGGCAAGGACGCGCCGAAGGGTCGCGCCACGCGCCGCAAGCTCACGGACTACACCTGA
- the deoC gene encoding deoxyribose-phosphate aldolase: protein MSDSEDLFKFVEDIADQARRHLHGWKGAREAASTPPAPRPALGRVDPASLRTAADLAPYIDHTLLKPEARAEDVVKLAEEARQHGFATVCVNSSHVATAARVLAGSSTVPIAVVGFPLGAALSSAKAFEAREAIAAGAREIDMVVNIGALKSHDYALVQRDIAAVVEACGPVPVKVILETSQLNDEEKVIACVLSKAAGAAFVKTSTGFNGGGATAEDVALMRRVVGEDVGVKASGGIRSAEDAMKMVRAGANRLGASASVAIVTGQVSTAKY from the coding sequence ATGTCCGACTCCGAGGACCTCTTCAAGTTCGTCGAGGACATCGCCGACCAGGCTCGCCGCCACCTGCATGGGTGGAAGGGTGCCCGGGAGGCGGCCTCCACTCCTCCCGCACCGCGTCCCGCGCTGGGCCGCGTGGACCCGGCCTCGCTCCGCACCGCCGCGGACCTGGCGCCGTACATCGACCACACGCTGCTCAAGCCGGAGGCTCGCGCCGAGGACGTGGTGAAGCTGGCCGAGGAGGCCCGGCAGCACGGCTTCGCGACGGTGTGCGTGAACAGCTCGCACGTGGCCACCGCGGCCAGGGTGCTGGCGGGCTCCTCCACCGTGCCCATCGCCGTGGTGGGCTTCCCCCTGGGCGCGGCGCTGTCGTCGGCCAAGGCGTTCGAGGCCCGCGAGGCCATCGCCGCGGGGGCGCGTGAAATCGATATGGTCGTCAACATCGGCGCGCTCAAGTCGCATGACTACGCGCTGGTTCAGCGGGACATCGCCGCCGTGGTGGAGGCCTGTGGCCCGGTGCCGGTGAAGGTCATCCTGGAGACGTCGCAGCTCAACGACGAGGAGAAGGTCATCGCCTGCGTGCTGTCGAAGGCCGCGGGCGCCGCGTTCGTGAAGACGTCCACGGGCTTCAACGGGGGCGGGGCGACGGCGGAGGACGTGGCGTTGATGCGCAGGGTGGTGGGCGAGGACGTGGGCGTGAAGGCGTCCGGCGGCATCCGCTCCGCCGAGGACGCGATGAAGATGGTGCGTGCGGGCGCCAACCGCCTGGGGGCGTCCGCGTCGGTGGCCATCGTCACCGGGCAGGTCTCCACCGCGAAGTACTGA